A window from Fusobacterium sp. encodes these proteins:
- the cmk gene encoding (d)CMP kinase — translation MEEFIVTVDGPAGSGKSTIAKIVAAKYGLTYLDTGAMYRMIALYALKNDIDLENEKSVEAMLENTKLDIVENKFFLNGEDVSEEIRTPEVSGIVSPVAAIKAVRVKLVELQREISKGKKTILDGRDIGTVVFPNAQVKIFLIASPEERARRRLNEYKEKGIEADFESVITSIKERDYIDSTRKESPLMKADDAVEIDSSVMTIEEVVQAISECIDRKVN, via the coding sequence ATGGAAGAATTCATAGTAACAGTAGATGGTCCAGCAGGAAGTGGAAAAAGTACAATAGCTAAGATAGTTGCAGCTAAATATGGACTTACATATTTAGATACTGGAGCAATGTATAGAATGATTGCTTTATATGCTTTAAAAAATGATATAGATCTTGAAAATGAGAAAAGTGTAGAAGCAATGTTGGAAAATACAAAACTGGATATTGTAGAAAATAAATTTTTTCTTAATGGAGAAGATGTATCAGAAGAAATAAGAACACCTGAAGTAAGTGGAATAGTTTCTCCAGTAGCAGCTATAAAAGCTGTCAGAGTAAAACTTGTAGAACTACAAAGAGAAATAAGCAAAGGTAAAAAAACTATTTTAGATGGTAGAGATATAGGAACAGTAGTTTTTCCTAATGCACAAGTTAAGATATTTTTGATTGCTTCACCAGAAGAAAGAGCCAGAAGAAGACTTAATGAATATAAAGAAAAAGGGATAGAAGCTGATTTTGAATCTGTAATAACTTCTATAAAAGAGAGAGATTATATAGATTCTACAAGAAAAGAGAGTCCTCTTATGAAAGCAGATGATGCTGTAGAAATAGACAGCAGTGTGATGACAATAGAAGAAGTAGTTCAAGCTATATCTGAGTGCATAGACAGGAAGGTAAATTAG
- a CDS encoding 3-deoxy-D-manno-octulosonic acid transferase has product MLYNILRILITPFIYMYMLINKEKREFFYKRMNQNLDILKKEEYIWVHCSSVGEVNLSEVLVKKILSERKERIFLTVMTDTGIETAKDKYKDNNRVDILYFPLDDRKIIRSMLEKIQMKILILIETEIWPNLIHESHKKGRVIIVNGRISDRSYGRYKKLSFYLRNLFKDVDRFYMQSKLDSEKIIKIGANENKVETLGNLKFDIELEKFDKKTKDDFKKSLGVYGRKIFTAGSTRTGEYETIFKVFKKLTNTLLVLVPRHIERVQEIEILIKKEGMTYKKYSKIDSDNFEKTDIILVDKIGILRKLYSIADIAFVGGTLVDIGGHSLLEPLFYGKTPIFGPYLQNVKDISKEILKKNIGYKVENADEFLEAVNKIEKNSDTCKKNIEIFFEENNKTAEKILQRIDKLLKMED; this is encoded by the coding sequence ATGTTATACAACATTTTGAGAATATTGATTACACCATTTATATATATGTATATGCTTATAAATAAAGAAAAAAGAGAATTTTTTTATAAGAGGATGAATCAAAATTTAGATATACTGAAGAAAGAAGAATACATATGGGTACATTGTTCTTCAGTAGGAGAAGTAAATCTTTCAGAGGTATTAGTAAAGAAAATACTTTCTGAAAGAAAAGAAAGAATATTTCTTACAGTAATGACAGATACTGGGATTGAAACAGCAAAAGATAAATATAAAGATAATAATAGAGTAGACATCTTATATTTTCCTTTAGATGATAGAAAAATTATAAGAAGTATGTTGGAAAAAATACAAATGAAAATTCTTATTCTTATTGAAACAGAGATATGGCCAAATCTTATACATGAATCTCATAAAAAAGGAAGAGTAATAATAGTTAATGGAAGAATATCTGACAGAAGCTATGGAAGATATAAAAAATTGAGTTTTTATCTTAGAAATCTTTTTAAAGATGTAGATAGATTCTATATGCAGTCAAAACTTGATAGTGAAAAAATAATCAAAATAGGAGCAAATGAGAATAAAGTGGAAACTCTTGGAAATTTGAAATTTGATATAGAACTTGAAAAGTTTGATAAAAAAACTAAAGATGATTTTAAAAAATCTTTAGGTGTATATGGAAGAAAAATATTTACTGCTGGAAGTACAAGAACAGGAGAATATGAAACTATTTTTAAAGTTTTCAAAAAACTTACAAATACATTACTTGTACTAGTGCCAAGACATATTGAAAGAGTTCAAGAAATAGAAATTTTAATAAAAAAAGAAGGTATGACATATAAGAAATATAGCAAAATAGATAGTGACAATTTTGAAAAAACTGATATAATACTTGTGGATAAAATTGGTATATTAAGAAAATTATATTCAATTGCTGATATAGCATTTGTGGGAGGAACTCTTGTAGATATAGGAGGACATAGTCTTTTAGAACCACTTTTTTATGGAAAGACACCAATATTTGGACCATATTTGCAAAATGTAAAGGATATTTCAAAAGAGATATTGAAAAAAAATATAGGATATAAAGTAGAAAATGCAGATGAATTTTTAGAAGCTGTAAATAAAATAGAAAAAAATAGTGATACATGTAAAAAAAATATAGAAATTTTTTTTGAAGAGAACAATAAGACAGCTGAAAAAATTTTGCAGAGAATAGATAAACTTTTAAAGATGGAGGATTAA
- the trmB gene encoding tRNA (guanosine(46)-N7)-methyltransferase TrmB: MNDSIKDELWKHFFKNPRKNYNPYILKLLDYPEYIIFDKGIMDSYKGRWKKFFKNDNPVYLEIGSGSGNFAQGMAIRYPERNHIGLELRFKRLVLSATKVKRDNSKNVLFLRRRGEEILSFVDENEIEGIYVNFPDPWEENEKNRVVQESFFKILDIVLKKNGKFFFKTDHDKYYQDVINLVNSMEGYKVIYNTSDLHNSEKATDNIKTEFEQLFLCKHNKNINYIEIEKIK; this comes from the coding sequence GTGAATGACAGCATAAAAGATGAGTTGTGGAAACATTTTTTTAAAAATCCGAGAAAAAATTATAATCCATATATATTAAAACTCCTTGACTATCCAGAGTATATTATTTTTGATAAAGGGATTATGGATTCATATAAAGGAAGATGGAAGAAATTTTTTAAAAATGACAATCCTGTCTATCTTGAAATAGGATCTGGAAGTGGAAATTTTGCTCAAGGCATGGCAATTAGATATCCTGAAAGAAATCATATTGGACTTGAACTCAGATTCAAAAGATTGGTACTTTCTGCAACAAAAGTAAAAAGAGATAACTCTAAAAATGTTTTATTTTTAAGAAGAAGAGGAGAGGAGATACTTTCTTTTGTTGATGAAAATGAAATAGAAGGAATATATGTGAATTTTCCTGATCCTTGGGAAGAAAATGAAAAAAATAGAGTGGTGCAAGAAAGTTTCTTTAAAATACTTGATATAGTATTGAAAAAAAATGGGAAATTTTTTTTTAAAACTGATCATGATAAATATTATCAAGATGTTATTAATCTTGTAAATTCAATGGAAGGATATAAAGTAATATACAACACATCAGATCTTCACAACAGTGAAAAAGCAACAGATAATATTAAAACTGAATTTGAGCAGCTGTTTTTATGTAAACATAATAAAAATATTAATTATATTGAAATAGAAAAAATAAAATAA
- a CDS encoding adenylosuccinate synthase: MAGYVVVGTQWGDEGKGKIIDVLANKADYVVRFQGGNNAGHTVVVNGEKFVLHLLPSGMLHGNGKCIIGPGVVIDPKVLLKELDTLEAKGAKIDHLFISDRAHIIMPYHVRMDELCEENSGEHKIGTTKRGIGPCYADKINRIGIRAIDLLDMNIFADKLKRGLEAKNLIFTKIYEAEPLSFDTIFEEYKGYADRLKHRIIDSIPEINKALDDDKLVLFEGAQAMMLDINYGTYPYVTSSSPTTGGVTTGAGVSPRKITKGIGVMKAYTTRVGEGPFVTELTDELGEQLRKIGFEYGATTGRPRRCGWLDLVVGKYAVDINGLTDIVITKIDVLSGLDTVKICVAYDIDGKRYTSVPASTEILSRAVPVYEELPGWKEDITQMKNYDELPENCKKYIKRMEEFLGCPISVVSVGPDRTQNIHIREI, translated from the coding sequence ATGGCAGGATATGTAGTAGTTGGTACCCAATGGGGAGATGAAGGAAAAGGGAAAATAATAGATGTTTTAGCAAACAAAGCTGATTATGTAGTCAGATTCCAAGGTGGAAATAATGCAGGGCATACAGTAGTAGTAAATGGAGAAAAATTTGTGTTACACTTACTACCATCTGGAATGCTTCATGGGAATGGAAAATGCATAATAGGACCAGGTGTTGTAATTGATCCTAAAGTTTTATTGAAAGAATTAGATACTCTTGAGGCAAAAGGAGCAAAGATAGATCATCTATTTATTAGTGACAGAGCTCATATAATAATGCCTTATCATGTAAGAATGGATGAACTGTGTGAAGAAAACAGTGGAGAACATAAAATAGGAACTACTAAAAGAGGAATTGGACCTTGTTATGCTGATAAAATTAATAGAATAGGAATAAGAGCAATAGATCTATTAGATATGAATATCTTTGCTGATAAACTGAAAAGAGGTCTTGAAGCCAAAAATTTAATATTTACTAAAATATATGAAGCTGAGCCTTTATCATTTGATACTATTTTTGAAGAATATAAAGGATATGCAGATAGACTTAAACATAGAATAATAGATTCTATTCCTGAAATAAATAAGGCTTTAGATGATGATAAATTAGTTCTTTTTGAAGGTGCACAAGCTATGATGCTTGATATTAATTATGGAACATATCCATATGTTACATCATCATCACCTACAACTGGAGGAGTAACTACAGGTGCAGGAGTATCTCCTAGAAAAATAACTAAGGGTATAGGAGTAATGAAAGCATATACAACAAGAGTAGGAGAGGGACCTTTTGTAACAGAACTTACAGATGAACTTGGAGAACAATTAAGAAAGATTGGATTTGAATATGGAGCAACTACAGGAAGACCTAGGAGATGTGGATGGCTGGATCTTGTAGTAGGAAAATATGCAGTGGATATAAATGGACTTACAGATATAGTTATTACTAAAATAGATGTTCTTAGCGGGCTTGATACTGTAAAAATATGTGTAGCATATGATATAGATGGTAAAAGATATACATCTGTTCCAGCATCAACAGAAATTTTAAGCAGAGCAGTACCTGTATATGAAGAATTACCAGGATGGAAAGAAGATATTACTCAAATGAAAAATTATGATGAGCTTCCAGAAAATTGTAAGAAATATATTAAGAGAATGGAAGAATTTTTGGGATGTCCAATAAGTGTTGTATCAGTTGGACCAGATAGAACACAAAATATTCATATAAGAGAAATTTAA
- the ylxM gene encoding YlxM family DNA-binding protein, which translates to MELDEFLEVSTLLDYYKNLLSDKQREYLINHFEDDLSLSEIAKNNDVSRQAVYDNIKRGIKLLKDYEEKLGFHEREKQVYQELLELKKDFKIEKLNNIIEKLF; encoded by the coding sequence ATGGAGTTAGATGAATTTTTAGAAGTTTCAACTCTTTTAGATTATTATAAAAATCTTCTTAGTGATAAACAGAGAGAATATCTTATAAATCATTTTGAAGATGATCTTTCACTATCAGAAATTGCTAAAAATAATGATGTGAGTAGACAAGCTGTTTATGATAATATTAAAAGAGGGATTAAGTTATTAAAAGATTATGAAGAAAAACTAGGTTTTCATGAAAGAGAGAAACAAGTTTATCAAGAACTTTTGGAACTAAAAAAAGATTTTAAAATAGAAAAATTAAACAATATAATTGAAAAGCTATTTTAG
- the ffh gene encoding signal recognition particle protein, whose product MLDNLGSRFQEIFKKVRGHGKLSESNIKEALKEVRMSLLEADVNYKVVKDFTNKILEKSVGTDVLKGINPGQQFIKVVNDELVELLGGTNSRLTKGVRNPTVLMLSGLQGAGKTTFAAKLANYLKKQGESVLMVGADVYRPAAIKQLQVLGEQIDVPVYAEEDNKDAVAICEHGLSKAKELNSTYMIIDTAGRLHIDEKLMDELRNIKKAVRPQEILLVVDAMIGQDAVNLAESFNNVLSIDGIVLTKLDGDTRGGAALSIKSVVGKPIKFVGVGERIDDIELFHPERLVSRILGMGDVVSLVEKAQSAIDEDDAKSLEEKIRTQKFDLNDFLKQLQNIKKLGSLGSILKMIPGMGQIGDIAPAEKEMKKVEAIIQSMTKEERKKPDILKANRKRRIALGSGTEVADVNRLLKQFEQMKGMMKMFSGGKMPQFPGMKGGKGGRFPF is encoded by the coding sequence ATGTTAGATAATTTAGGTTCTAGATTTCAGGAAATTTTTAAAAAAGTAAGAGGTCATGGAAAACTAAGTGAAAGTAATATAAAAGAAGCTTTAAAAGAAGTAAGAATGTCATTACTGGAAGCTGATGTCAATTACAAAGTAGTAAAGGATTTTACAAATAAGATACTTGAAAAATCTGTAGGAACAGATGTATTGAAAGGTATAAACCCAGGTCAGCAGTTTATAAAAGTCGTAAATGATGAACTTGTTGAGCTTCTTGGAGGAACAAACTCAAGACTTACTAAGGGAGTAAGAAATCCTACTGTATTGATGCTTTCTGGATTGCAAGGGGCAGGAAAAACTACTTTTGCTGCAAAATTAGCTAACTATCTAAAAAAACAGGGAGAGTCTGTTTTAATGGTAGGAGCTGATGTATACAGGCCAGCAGCTATAAAGCAGCTTCAAGTATTAGGAGAGCAAATAGATGTTCCTGTATATGCAGAGGAAGATAATAAAGATGCAGTAGCTATCTGTGAACATGGACTATCTAAAGCAAAAGAATTAAACTCAACATATATGATAATAGATACAGCAGGAAGACTTCATATAGATGAAAAGCTTATGGATGAACTTAGAAATATTAAAAAAGCTGTAAGACCTCAAGAAATTTTGTTGGTAGTAGATGCTATGATTGGGCAGGATGCTGTAAATCTAGCAGAATCTTTTAATAATGTACTTAGTATAGATGGAATAGTACTTACAAAATTAGACGGAGATACAAGAGGGGGAGCAGCCCTTTCAATTAAATCTGTTGTAGGAAAACCAATAAAATTTGTAGGAGTTGGAGAAAGAATAGATGATATAGAACTTTTCCATCCTGAAAGACTTGTATCAAGAATTTTAGGAATGGGAGATGTAGTATCGCTGGTAGAAAAAGCACAAAGTGCTATAGATGAAGATGACGCAAAATCTTTGGAAGAGAAAATAAGAACACAAAAATTTGACTTAAATGATTTTTTGAAACAGCTTCAAAATATAAAAAAATTAGGTTCTCTTGGAAGTATTTTAAAAATGATACCAGGAATGGGACAAATTGGTGATATAGCTCCTGCTGAAAAAGAAATGAAAAAAGTGGAAGCCATAATTCAGTCAATGACTAAAGAAGAGAGAAAGAAACCTGATATACTTAAAGCTAATAGAAAAAGAAGGATAGCTTTAGGAAGTGGAACAGAAGTTGCTGATGTTAATAGACTTTTAAAACAGTTTGAGCAAATGAAAGGTATGATGAAGATGTTTAGTGGTGGCAAAATGCCGCAATTCCCAGGAATGAAAGGTGGAAAGGGAGGAAGATTCCCTTTTTAA
- the rpsP gene encoding 30S ribosomal protein S16 yields MLKLRLTRLGDKKRPSYRIVAMEALSKRDGQAIAYLGNYFPLEDSRVVLKEEEIIKFLSNGAQPTRTVKSILVKAGVWAKFEETKKK; encoded by the coding sequence ATGTTAAAATTAAGACTTACAAGATTAGGAGACAAAAAAAGACCTTCTTATAGAATTGTAGCTATGGAAGCTTTATCAAAAAGAGATGGGCAAGCTATTGCTTATTTAGGTAACTATTTCCCATTAGAAGATTCTAGAGTAGTACTGAAAGAAGAAGAAATTATTAAATTCCTAAGTAATGGAGCTCAACCTACTAGAACTGTAAAATCAATTTTAGTTAAGGCAGGAGTATGGGCAAAATTCGAAGAAACTAAAAAAAAATAG
- a CDS encoding Tex family protein has translation MEKIYNVVAKNLGLKISQVTNTMQLLDEGATVPFISRYRKEVTENLDEIEIGKILESVTYLRNLEKRKEEVIRLIEEQGKLTEEIQKSVEAAEKLQEVEDIYFPYRKKRKTKADVAKERGLEPLADEMMKLSTMEKVMEKAGEFITEEVSTVEEAVEGAMLIIAQNISETPVYREQIREIMLKSGILVTKETKKAKELDVKKVYGDYYEYKEPVSKMPPHRILAVNRGEKEDILSVSVTLDEISRNRVENLILKDFLNKNLKETYLKIIGDSLDRLILPSIEREVRNILTDKAELEAIAVFKENLKNLLMQAPLKEKNVLALDPGYRTGCKVAVIDKNGFYREKDVFFLVEEMHSPKQLAEAEKRIVDYAKKYEIDIIVIGNGTASRETESFVANIIKKNHLSVKYLIANEAGASIYSASKIAAEEFPDLDVTVRGAISIGRRVQDPLAELVKIDPKSIGVGMYQHDVNQGRLDESLDSVITYVVNNVGANINTASWALLSHISGIKKNIAKNIVDYRKENGNFENRKQLLKVKGVGAKAYEQMAGFLVIPDGENVLDNTIIHPESYHIAKEILEKAGFTLENYRKDLNGAREKLKSFDYTSFAKEKEYGVETVKDIYQSLIRDRRDPRDSFEKPLLKSDILKIENLQVGMEIEGTVRNVVKFGAFVDIGLKNDALLHISEISNKFIDDPSKVLSVGQIIKVRIKDIDKERERVALTKKEI, from the coding sequence ATGGAAAAAATATATAATGTAGTAGCCAAAAACTTAGGCCTAAAAATATCTCAAGTTACTAATACAATGCAGCTTTTGGATGAAGGGGCGACTGTACCTTTTATTTCAAGATATAGAAAAGAAGTAACTGAAAATTTGGATGAGATAGAAATAGGAAAAATACTTGAAAGTGTAACTTATCTTAGAAACTTAGAAAAAAGAAAAGAAGAAGTAATAAGATTAATTGAAGAACAAGGAAAATTAACTGAAGAAATACAAAAAAGTGTTGAAGCAGCAGAAAAACTTCAAGAAGTGGAAGATATATATTTTCCATATAGAAAAAAAAGAAAAACTAAAGCTGATGTGGCTAAAGAAAGAGGACTGGAACCTCTTGCTGATGAAATGATGAAACTTTCAACAATGGAAAAAGTAATGGAAAAAGCTGGTGAATTTATAACAGAAGAAGTTTCTACTGTGGAAGAAGCTGTAGAAGGAGCTATGCTCATAATTGCTCAAAATATATCTGAAACTCCTGTATACAGAGAGCAGATTAGAGAAATAATGCTTAAATCTGGAATTTTAGTTACAAAGGAAACTAAAAAGGCTAAAGAACTAGATGTCAAAAAAGTATATGGAGATTATTATGAATATAAAGAGCCTGTCTCTAAAATGCCTCCACACAGAATACTTGCAGTAAATAGAGGAGAAAAAGAAGATATTTTATCAGTTTCTGTGACTCTTGATGAAATAAGCAGAAATAGAGTAGAAAATTTAATACTTAAGGATTTTCTTAATAAAAATCTAAAAGAAACTTATCTCAAAATAATAGGAGATTCTTTAGATAGACTTATTCTTCCTTCAATAGAAAGAGAAGTAAGAAATATTCTTACTGATAAGGCTGAACTTGAAGCAATAGCTGTATTTAAAGAAAACCTTAAAAACCTTTTAATGCAGGCACCTTTAAAAGAAAAAAATGTACTGGCACTTGATCCAGGATATAGAACAGGATGTAAAGTAGCAGTCATAGATAAAAATGGATTTTATAGAGAAAAAGATGTGTTTTTTCTTGTTGAAGAGATGCATTCTCCAAAACAACTCGCTGAAGCTGAAAAAAGGATAGTAGATTATGCAAAAAAATATGAGATAGATATAATTGTTATAGGTAATGGAACAGCTTCAAGAGAGACAGAAAGTTTTGTTGCAAATATAATAAAGAAAAATCATCTTTCTGTAAAATACCTTATAGCAAATGAAGCTGGAGCATCCATATATTCTGCTTCTAAAATAGCAGCAGAAGAATTTCCTGACTTAGATGTAACTGTAAGAGGAGCTATTTCTATTGGTAGAAGAGTACAAGATCCTCTTGCCGAACTTGTAAAAATAGACCCTAAATCAATAGGAGTAGGGATGTATCAGCATGATGTCAATCAAGGGCGTCTTGATGAATCTCTTGATTCTGTAATAACTTATGTGGTAAACAATGTGGGAGCTAATATTAATACAGCTTCTTGGGCATTATTGTCTCATATCTCAGGAATAAAAAAGAATATAGCTAAAAACATCGTTGATTATAGAAAAGAAAATGGGAACTTTGAAAATAGGAAACAGCTTCTTAAAGTAAAAGGAGTAGGTGCAAAAGCTTATGAGCAAATGGCAGGATTCCTTGTAATACCTGATGGAGAAAATGTTCTTGACAACACAATAATTCATCCAGAATCTTATCATATAGCAAAAGAAATATTGGAAAAAGCAGGATTTACATTAGAAAACTACAGAAAAGATTTAAATGGAGCAAGAGAAAAATTAAAGTCTTTTGATTATACTTCATTTGCTAAAGAAAAAGAATATGGAGTAGAAACTGTAAAAGATATATATCAATCTCTTATTAGAGATAGGAGAGATCCTAGAGATAGTTTTGAAAAACCTTTATTGAAATCAGATATACTTAAAATAGAAAATTTACAAGTAGGAATGGAAATAGAAGGAACAGTGAGAAATGTTGTTAAATTTGGGGCTTTTGTGGATATTGGACTAAAAAATGATGCGTTACTTCATATTTCTGAAATATCTAATAAGTTCATAGATGATCCAAGCAAAGTTCTTTCAGTAGGACAAATTATAAAAGTTAGGATTAAAGATATAGATAAAGAGAGAGAAAGAGTGGCATTAACTAAAAAGGAGATTTAA
- a CDS encoding ATP-binding protein: protein MRIKKNSLLIKIIFYNDIAIMITSVTIALFLIFISFESLENKVVDSGRDKIILLNRGYNAAIINAKDDLFQVSRNINVLAGKNLNNTITYNAVAKLIRNQLTKKNLKMYSESLITIVSADGTTLGESGNGKDYFRIDERSKHILERNLSRSESEMSNYYFSKVGKDIYARILLPYTSEGNNSKKKYIVMTMPINDNVLNELRNFVGLADEDKIFLVVDNTYQLGDMELKKGERFFKKRLNWEHDYFYGKKTINNKAYYLSMYNIHNYNKQYIGNIGIALSGDSILRTKVKVSFSILLIVVGLIVTSTTICARIFYELLSPLNKLIDAAEGISKGNYDFTLKSEDVEEIRTLSKSFEQMAESVRNNEEIMKEKNIKLQENLNRIDAIEKILMGLQIEDDINLTVRSLQSAFTSEMGLGYSRAMYFRYSREIDTLVGECSHVNSIVKNNIMKAEKEESNGFEFQISTLNKLVTLIKVPFKYDNLLGKALKEKRIIYHNDKGYRYNLGNDLFKSLGINNFLIFPVYTESRNYGCILVDYFGKDNVISQEEAELMTLLCINTSIRIGNKMLEEEKIDYERTATIGKLADRFFGRREDSLKKMLSILKKMGECNHNNDCLKDGIKSIKDEVIKIKYENSVLKEYSKNYENNMEVIEFEKFLYDIIEKMQPDLEANNITLSMFINYNGKIVGDKKQLEKVFHELIKNAKQAVLNKNISSKKINLIVMKDKNIDKIRINIIDNGIGMTEKQLSNIFDPFISFNENTPGLGLAIVDRIIKNHHGVIKLSSKIDEGTDVKITLNVYKEEI from the coding sequence ATGAGAATAAAAAAGAATTCTCTTCTTATTAAAATAATATTTTATAATGATATAGCAATAATGATAACTTCTGTTACTATTGCTCTTTTTCTGATTTTTATTTCTTTTGAAAGTCTTGAAAATAAAGTAGTAGATTCAGGAAGAGATAAAATAATTCTTTTGAATAGAGGTTACAATGCTGCTATTATAAATGCAAAAGATGATCTTTTTCAAGTATCTAGAAATATAAATGTACTTGCAGGAAAAAATTTAAATAATACAATTACTTATAATGCTGTGGCAAAACTTATAAGAAACCAACTTACTAAAAAAAATCTTAAAATGTATTCAGAAAGTTTAATCACTATAGTTTCTGCTGATGGAACTACACTAGGAGAATCTGGAAATGGAAAGGATTATTTCAGAATAGATGAAAGAAGTAAACATATACTTGAAAGAAATCTTTCAAGAAGTGAAAGTGAAATGAGTAATTATTATTTTTCAAAAGTAGGTAAAGACATATATGCAAGAATACTTTTACCATATACTTCAGAAGGGAATAATAGCAAAAAAAAATATATTGTGATGACTATGCCAATAAATGATAATGTTTTAAATGAATTGAGAAATTTTGTAGGTTTAGCTGATGAAGATAAAATATTCTTAGTGGTTGATAATACATATCAATTAGGAGATATGGAATTAAAAAAAGGTGAAAGATTTTTTAAAAAGAGATTGAACTGGGAACATGATTATTTTTATGGAAAAAAAACAATAAATAATAAAGCTTACTATCTTTCAATGTATAATATTCATAATTATAATAAACAGTATATAGGAAATATAGGAATAGCACTTTCTGGTGACAGCATACTTAGAACAAAAGTTAAAGTTTCATTCTCAATACTCTTAATAGTAGTAGGACTTATAGTAACAAGTACAACTATATGCGCACGTATATTTTATGAACTTTTATCTCCTCTTAACAAGCTTATAGATGCTGCAGAAGGAATAAGTAAAGGAAATTATGATTTCACTCTTAAAAGTGAAGATGTAGAAGAAATAAGAACACTCTCTAAATCTTTTGAGCAAATGGCTGAAAGTGTTAGAAATAATGAAGAAATTATGAAGGAAAAAAATATAAAACTACAAGAAAATCTTAATAGGATTGATGCTATTGAAAAAATTCTTATGGGTTTACAAATAGAAGATGATATAAATTTAACTGTGAGAAGTCTACAATCAGCATTTACTTCGGAAATGGGCTTAGGGTACAGCAGAGCTATGTATTTTAGATACAGTAGAGAAATAGATACTCTTGTGGGAGAATGTTCTCATGTAAACAGTATAGTAAAAAATAATATTATGAAAGCTGAAAAAGAAGAGAGTAATGGATTTGAATTCCAGATAAGTACCCTTAATAAGTTAGTTACTTTAATTAAAGTTCCTTTTAAATATGATAATCTTTTAGGAAAAGCCTTAAAGGAAAAGAGAATTATCTATCACAATGATAAAGGATATAGGTATAATCTTGGAAATGATCTTTTTAAAAGTTTAGGAATTAATAATTTTTTGATATTTCCTGTATATACAGAGTCTAGAAATTATGGATGTATACTTGTTGATTATTTTGGAAAAGACAATGTAATCTCTCAAGAAGAAGCTGAGCTTATGACATTATTATGTATAAATACTTCTATCAGAATTGGAAATAAAATGTTGGAAGAGGAAAAAATTGATTACGAAAGAACTGCAACAATTGGAAAACTTGCAGATAGATTTTTTGGAAGAAGAGAAGACTCATTAAAAAAAATGCTCTCTATTCTTAAAAAAATGGGAGAATGTAACCATAATAATGATTGTCTTAAAGATGGAATAAAATCTATAAAGGATGAAGTAATTAAAATAAAATATGAAAATTCTGTATTAAAGGAATATTCTAAAAATTATGAAAATAACATGGAAGTAATAGAATTTGAAAAATTTTTATATGACATAATAGAAAAAATGCAGCCTGATTTAGAAGCTAATAATATAACACTTTCTATGTTTATCAATTATAATGGAAAGATAGTGGGAGATAAAAAACAGCTTGAAAAGGTATTTCATGAGTTAATAAAAAATGCTAAACAAGCTGTTTTAAATAAAAATATAAGCAGTAAAAAGATTAATTTAATAGTAATGAAAGATAAGAATATAGATAAAATAAGGATAAATATAATAGATAATGGAATTGGGATGACTGAAAAACAACTTTCCAATATATTTGATCCATTTATAAGTTTTAATGAAAATACTCCTGGATTAGGACTTGCAATAGTTGATAGAATTATAAAAAACCATCATGGAGTAATTAAACTTTCATCTAAAATAGATGAAGGAACAGATGTAAAAATAACTTTAAATGTATATAAGGAGGAGATTTAA